The following is a genomic window from Dioscorea cayenensis subsp. rotundata cultivar TDr96_F1 chromosome 10, TDr96_F1_v2_PseudoChromosome.rev07_lg8_w22 25.fasta, whole genome shotgun sequence.
tgttttttaataaatctgtgTGAATTTTGAGTTGTTTGTGTTGTTTGGATCTCTCACTCAAAGTCTAGTTAGAggagagttctttgctgtctcTGGTGATTTCTTTTCCTGATTCTAGATTTTGTAAACAGTGATTTTAGTGACAAAGCACTCACCTTTTTAAGCTTATTGGTTAGACCCTTTTTCTAGTCTTCATAAGCCTCTGACCTCATTAAGAAATTTTCTTTGAGATCTATGGAGAAATCATCATGAGAAAGACAATGAAAACAAGGCAAGAGAAGTCAGCTAGtagttatttattctttttactCTCTTTATTACAATATTTCACTTCTCAATGACATCCAAAATCTATCGTCTCCTTTtaacattttcaaaatactcaaaagagCCTCTGATCTTTGTCAACTTATTGTTTGAGTGAGAATTGATTGTATATATGGTCTGTGTGATGTTTTGTGTAGATCAAGCTTCTGTTTCTTGcaaggtttttgtttttgttttttaaaattttgtttatcttCAATTTGACCCAACCATGtctaaaattttgatattgAGAGACCTAGTTttcatgtcttttttttttttaaaaaaaaatactattctCTGTGTTGCTGTAAATTTTACAATAGCAAGTGCAGTAGTGCACATCTAGGTATGACAAGAATGGTAAACTTATTTTTCAACTTTAGAAAGAACATATTGGCAGTGCAGTCCCCTTTATTTAACCCCACAATAAATGTGAATAGCCTTCTGTTCATGAAGATATTAGACCTGCATATAGTGTACATAAAGTTACTTTCTTGTTATATTTAAGGACTTGAGTTCGGCTATTAATAAGAGCCTTAGTTTCAGTTGATTTTTGTTCACACGAATGACTCAGATTTCCTGGTCCATTTCAAGCTAGCTCTCTTGGAAGACTtttcaatcttttgttttctttttgtgtttcttGCTAACTATTTTTAAGAAGGATTCTAGTTTTATATGAGCAAattatcttgttgatgttaGGACTTCTTTTGATAGGCTTATCCGATCTATACCTTCAGCTagatacttttatttttttgtctttttgcaCATAATGATGTTTTGTTCagatttttctttaatgagTCAGTGACACTTCATTATTATCCTCTGTAATATCTTCATGTTTGAGTTTTTATTATTCTCTCTGTCCCTGCAGATGCTTTTAACAAATTTCTAATCATAATTTCTCAAAAGAAATTTCTAGATTTTTGTCATCCCTGCATCATCTGTGACAAACTTACCACAATTCTTTCTCataaattcattgctttttgtAGGTATGATTACTCTGGATACGGTCGATCATCTGGAAAGGTTTGTTGCAATGCTCAATAGTTTATTCATTATAACTGCTGAATACTTTCAAAGTGACAGAGTGGGTGCAAATCTtaaattgatttctttttctttctctctcttccgtAGCCAAGTGAGCAAAATACTTACGCTGATATTGAGGCTGCTTTTAAGTGCCTTGAAGAGAACTTTGGTGCAAAGGAAGAAGAAATTATCCTCTATGGACAATCAGTTGGTAGTGGGCCAACATTAGAAATGGCAGCTCGGCTACCTCGATTACGAGCTGTTGTCTTGCATAGCCCAATACTTTCAGGCCTAAGGGTTATGTATCCTGTAAAGCGCTCATATTGGTTTGACATCTACAAGGTCAAAACTTCTTTAATAagtcctatggtttctttttaatttgggAACTTCCATATACTAAGCATCTGATTATTAAGTATTTTGTCCATGACtcagtatttttttcattactaTTTTGTTGCAGAATATTGACAAAATTCCACTGGTAAATTGTCCTGTGCTTGTAATTCATGTAAGTACTCCCGAACTAACATTCTTACTCAATTTGAAAGGGGCTTGGTGTATTGTAAATTTGTTGAACAATTCATTTATTGAATCACAGTGTTAGTGTactgtttctttttcttgatgaaATGCCAGCTATATGCTAGTTACTTGGCAAAGAATTTTTTCGAAATAGGTGTTTATTGTTTTGGTCATATATTTATTGCCTTTGTTATTATTCTTGTTGTAGATCTGAGCATGAAGGTGCTATTTCTAATGGCTGCCAAAGGATCTAGTCTTTTTTTACTTATTCTTTTAGCTCATTTAATTGAGGAAcaatccatttttattttactagGCTCATTTATCTTTTGATAAATAGAGGAAGTTGAAGTTTTTGTTGACCAGTACAACAGGAATAGTATGCAAATATACAGTTAGATAAAAGAGagaggagagaaagaagaaagcagGGGAGTAGTTTTCGTTTGGGTTAAGTTTCTTTAAGTTGCCActgtttattttgttcatttggTCAATCTAGAGCCTTTGACCCTAATAAGAAGAAAGCAGGAGAGTAGTTTTCCATTCTCTTTTAGTTTCATAATCACACTTGCTAGATTTCATAAACGATGAAATCCATATAGAACCTCCCTTTGTCGTTTCCCAAAAAAGTGGATTTCTCGTTATTCTTCCATGATCACAGATATAGCCTTATACAAATTCATTGCATTTGGTTGtttgaaattaaagaaaaaagaaaaaaacacaaaagattGTTTTAGACCTTTGTGTATGGCGGCATGTTTCATAATGTCGTCAAAGCATCCTTTTTTGGAtgcatttatagttttttttttcagtatcAATTATCTTTATTCAGCAAGTTTGATGATTCTAAGGAATTGCATTTTAAATCAGCTACCATCCTTGTCTCTTGTGATAATCAGGGTACTTCAGATGAAGTAGTGGACTGTTCTCATGGCAAACAGCTATGGGAACTCTGCAAGGAAAAATACGAACCATTGTGGCTTAAAGGCGGAAATCATTGTGACTTAGAGCTCTTCCCAGAGTACATTAGAcacctaaaaaaattcatttctaCAGTTGAGAAATCTCCGACTGAAAGAAACAGTTGGAGGAAGAGTACAGATCGGTTTGAGCCAGCCAGAAGAAGCACAGACTGTTTTGAAGCATCACGGAAAAGCACCGATCGAAGAGAGAAGCCAAGATACAGCACGGAAAAGACAAAAAGTAATTTGGACAAGTTGGAAAAACTAAAGGTTTCATTCGAACGCATGGAGAAGTCAAGGAGGAGTGTAGATTGCATTGACAAGTCAAGGAAGAATACTGAACAACTGGAGAGAGCACGCAAGAGTGTCGACAGGTTGGACAGAATACGAGCTGGGTGAAAGTTTACTCACATTGTGAAATATGTACATGAGCTGagtttagaaaaattttattcatgcgTCGTATATTTATGTGTTTCAATCATGTTGTTTGTTTGTGGATTTACATAAATATTGGCGGAGACGACGAAAAGCTAAGTCACTGACAGGTTGTGGTTTCTTAATCATAGTTCAATAAAAACCAATTGCTATACATTTGGTTGATCTCTTTTTTTGGTTGTCACTGACAGATCTGTATCAGAGTATACTTGCATACTCAAGTTTGTGTGTTCACTTGTTTGAATGAAGAACAAATTGAAATTACAGTGTGATTTGATACAAGCTCTTCTTGTACTTTAGGCATTCTGATCAAATTTCACCTTGAGTgtgttttggtaattttctcCAGAAAAGTTGAAGAGCTTTTATAGaactttttattttctgcataagagttaaatatttttttatttaaaaattatgatagtGGCAGCAGGGGTTCAAAAGTGAATCACCCAAAATACtattagagaaaaataatgTCAGTTTACTCTTGACTACtgaagttttaattttattaataacttcTATACTCCCAAATctactatatttttcaaaacaattaCATTTATAGAGGAGAAATTATGCTGTAGCATTAAATGTGGGGAAATTTTGttcacttatttttttaaaaatatgtgtttgatttttttttttaaaaaaaatttacatggaTATAGATTATTGCCTTGGTAAATAGGTGACTTTTCCCATAAACATCAACCACATTGTAATAAATGTTGAAATGTATAAAATGATGATGGTCAAATTTTGTGGTGAAAATGTTTTCTGTCACTTTTGAATTATAGTCTCAATATTGttaaaatgttttactttttatattattatttttaatttaatcgaaatttgaaaattattaatttattctcacttcacttatcattcatttttaactAGTGAGCTCGTCCTAAGCCTTAGCAAACTCTATTGGGGCATAGGCACAAGCTCAAATAACCCAGTGCAAATGTTGCATACAGCGGGGGACCCACAACACCAAAAGACCGGTCTGATAGGGTGGGGTTGCCCCCCACATATATGCACATGGACTCCCCCTCAAttaggcgatgtgggactaaaccaGGTTTGCAACATTGCTCCCCCGATCAGACTCGACGTCCTCGTCGGATCAGGTACGCTTAACTCAAACGACACTTTACTCAGCAGTGCTTCACTCAGGACACTTCACTCAGCTCAAGGCACTCAGGTTTGTCCCTGGTCAGAACCCTCCCTGGTCAGCCCCTCTACTGATCAAAACCCTCCGCTGGTCAGCCCCTCACCCAGTCCCACACCACCTGCTCTCAATGAAAACACCAATGTTGCACACAGCGGGGGACCCACaaccccaaaagaccggcctgATAGAGTGGGGTTGTCCCCCACATATATGCACATGGACTTCTCCTCAATTAGATGATGTCGGATTAAACCAGATTTGTAACAGTAAACTTGTAAAAAAACTAACTAGGTGCAAAGTCAAATGAACTTTAGAAGCTTATGAGATAACTCACTAAGGAGAGaagtcaaaagaaaaatagaataaaataataattaatgaaataaatgtgTGAAAGCCACTAATTTGAATGGTTTTggaataaaagaatttaaatttcacataaaaaattagcttggtattataaaaaagataaacccTAATAACCCAAAATGAGAACTCATAACTCTAAAAGTGGGGGAAGTGTCAcatcttttaaataaataatagctatgaaaaaaaattaaattattcccctctctacaaataaaaaatagaaaaataaacaaaaataaataaataaataatgcaaatttatttaaaaagacaaagctgtttaaaatattataaaattaacataccTAAAAATTCCACAAAAATCTGTCAAAAactacatattattattattattattattatttgtgtttattATGATCCATGTTTTTACCgaaaattatctttttctctTAAACTTAAGCTAGAGTTTCGCTGTTGCCCTCGGATCGatcggagaagaagaagcagaggacCGCATGGTTTGAACCCTAGCGAAGATGTAATTTGCGATTTCaatcatcttttcttcttcgtTTTGATCCAATTTTTTCTTCGTTTCACTCTTATTCATGGTTTGAATTTGCAGGGATCCGGAGGAAATTGGACGAGCTGCAATCAAGCGTGCGATCAAAGCCCTCCGCAGACGGCATTTGCTCGAAGAGGGCGCACACTCCGCCGCCATCCTCGCCCTCTCCAAGCCCTTTGCTGCGCAGGTGCTTCCCTTTTTTTATGGtgttttattgttcttgttGCGGGATCTGGTTGTGGATCGTTTGCTCTCTGAGATGGATTAGGGTTGTGTTTTATGATGTGtctgtttcttgttttaatggttttattaggaaaaaaatgtttttttgagGGAGAATTTTTCACTGGTATGTTGATTTCTGAATTCATAATGTATAGATGTGCTAGAATTTGTTAAATATTGATTTATGGATCATTAGATTCAATAATATGCTTGTATTTTATACGAAAATTTAGGTAAAAACCTACTCATTGAAACATGTAGAATGGAATGAGACAACAGAGTGATGGCCTTCTTCATGAACTGGATGTAGAGTATCAGCAAACTTTAGTTACTGATTGACTTGAGCTTATTAATGGTTATTTGAGATATTGAGGAAATTGGGAGAAATTGGGAGTTAAAATTAGTAAGtagaatttatttttcctttgttctcttatataaaaatattcaggATACTAATTGAGGATTTATGAGATTGAATTTTTCTAACGATATTTGAGGAAATTGGAACTTCCTGTAAACAAGCATTTCTATGTTGTTGgaagtttttattttagatgAGTTTCTTCTGATATAGtcatttctttatattttcatcTATGAAGTTGCCAAGCCTGATTGAGCACAACAATGattgattttgtgtttgtttgtccAGAGAAAGGACTGGAACTTCCTAGAAACCAATGTATCTCTATTTTTGTACTATTTAGTTGCTAGATGACTTTTAATCTTAGAGTAGTTTTTGAAAATGAGGGAGAAGTTTATAATCtggtttagattttttttgttggatttcaAGTTGGAGATTTGGAACGACCCCGTGCTTCATCTTTCACTCGTCCCTATTTTTGCTTGTTCTATAATCTTTTTGGTCGGCTCTTCTACCAAGTGAGAAGTTTCTCACTTCCTATTTAACTTGCTCAATATCAATAATCTAATCATTATAAAGGGGTGGGTTATCAGTTAAAGCAGCTATAAGCAATCAAGCCATTATTCTAGCTTGATGAAGGAATTCATTATTCCTGAAGAAGTGTGTTTTGCCTCCACTCTGTTGTATTGGATGTCTTCGTTCCTTCCATTGGACCCCATATTGAGATGATTCTGTTTGTAAGTTGTAACAGTCTGTTTGACTTCCAAATCACCTCATTAATTTCCTGATAAAATTGACCTTGTAGAATATTTTCGATAAAATGTTATTTGCCTTATTCTCTTTCTTACTCTTCTCTTAAGAGCGACCCAGTAATATTATGCATCAACATTTTGCTGAAAATCCCCTTAATTTGGATTTTGGCATGGCTTGTTTTTCCCCCATTCAATTTATGCTGATAATTTTTGTATGcatctttgtattttttaattgtttaccTTTTAAAATATTGGTTGGTTAGTTTTTTCCT
Proteins encoded in this region:
- the LOC120270534 gene encoding alpha/beta hydrolase domain-containing protein 17B-like encodes the protein MGGVTSSVAARLAFFPPNPPSYELVKDVGTGLLTLSRFPHRENVEVMTIPTRRGTEIVAVYVRNPMASSTLLYSHGNAADLGQMYELFLELSIHLRVNLLGYDYSGYGRSSGKPSEQNTYADIEAAFKCLEENFGAKEEEIILYGQSVGSGPTLEMAARLPRLRAVVLHSPILSGLRVMYPVKRSYWFDIYKNIDKIPLVNCPVLVIHGTSDEVVDCSHGKQLWELCKEKYEPLWLKGGNHCDLELFPEYIRHLKKFISTVEKSPTERNSWRKSTDRFEPARRSTDCFEASRKSTDRREKPRYSTEKTKSNLDKLEKLKVSFERMEKSRRSVDCIDKSRKNTEQLERARKSVDRLDRIRAG